A region of Solanum dulcamara chromosome 7, daSolDulc1.2, whole genome shotgun sequence DNA encodes the following proteins:
- the LOC129896888 gene encoding pentatricopeptide repeat-containing protein At2g13600-like: MIIRHSFTGTWKHHRWKWSLRFRSNMCCNSNYAHPSTSNVVSTNIAITELGKKGSLEQARRMFDEMPQRSVVSWNTMISGYSEWEKFSEALSLVTLMQGSYIKLNESTFSSVLSVCAQSQSLNRGKQVHGLVLKSGYQSFQLVGSALLHLYSTCHVIEDARIVFDVLHRENELLWSLMLVGYVKCNLLDDALEIFRKMPTRDIVAWTTLISGYSKVEGGCQKALELFRAMREDNEVVPNEFTLDCVLRVSGRLGSLYGGRAIHGLVVKSGFEWDHSVSGALIDFYCNCEVLDDAMLVYSALVNPSLNDSNLLIGGLILVGRIEEARYLFNGLVKRDHVYNLMIKGYAMSGQVEESKQLFLEMSERNLTSINTIISVYSRNGEIDKAEELFGEVKVQENSVTWNSMISGYTQNNQNESALKLYTTMRRLSISQTRSTFSALFHACSCLGSLQQGQLIHADLIKTPFESNNYVGTALVDMYSKCGNLNDAQTSFHSIAHPNVAAWTALINGYAHHGLGSEALVLFHQMLNEGTDPNAATFVGVLLACSCVGLVGEGTRLFHVMQEHYGIAPTLEHYTCLVDLLGRSGHLHEAEKLVNRMTIEPDSVIFVAMLNACWFWMDVEVGERVAEKLLSLDPKSTSGCVIMANMYAGFGKWWEKMRVRKAMKKLQYKKDPGYSWIELNHKVQFFSVDNRTHPFCDIIYSTLENLTANVHSEIKFDCTSSKLYGESELLS; encoded by the coding sequence ATGATTATAAGGCATTCATTTACAGGGACCTGGAAGCATCACCGCTGGAAATGGAGTTTGAGATTTCGCTCGAACATGTGTTGCAATAGTAATTATGCTCATCCATCAACATCCAACGTTGTCTCCACTAACATTGCAATTACAGAGTTAGGGAAAAAGGGTTCACTCGAACAAGCTCGAAGGATGTTCGACGAAATGCCTCAGAGATCGGTCGTTTCATGGAATACCATGATTTCTGGTTATTCCGAATGGGAGAAGTTCAGTGAAGCGTTAAGCTTAGTTACATTGATGCAAGGAAGCTATATAAAGCTGAATGAGTCTACTTTCTCCTCAGTGCTAAGTGTTTGTGCTCAATCACAATCGCTCAATCGTGGTAAGCAAGTCCATGGGCTAGTTTTGAAATCTGGATATCAAAGTTTTCAGCTTGTGGGTAGTGCTTTATTGCATCTTTACTCCACGTGTCATGTAATCGAAGATGCAAGGATTGTGTTTGACGTATTGCATCGCGAGAATGAGTTGTTATGGAGCTTGATGCTTGTAGGATATGTTAAATGTAATTTGTTAGATGATGCTTTGGAGATTTTTAGGAAAATGCCGACTCGTGATATTGTTGCTTGGACCACTTTGATTTCTGGATACTCCAAGGTTGAAGGTGGATGCCAGAAAGCTTTGGAGTTGTTTCGTGCGATGAGAGAGGATAATGAGGTTGTCCCGAATGAATTTACTCTGGATTGTGTTTTGAGGGTTTCTGGTAGATTGGGATCTTTATATGGGGGAAGAGCAATTCATGGGTTGGTAGTGAAGTCTGGGTTTGAGTGGGATCATTCTGTTTCTGGTGCACTGATTGATTTTTATTGTAATTGTGAGGTTCTTGATGATGCTATGTTAGTTTATAGTGCACTAGTTAATCCGTCCTTGAATGATTCAAATTTGCTGATTGGAGGGCTAATCTTGGTGGGCAGGATTGAGGAAGCTCGATATTTGTTTAACGGATTGGTCAAGCGTGATCATGTTTACAATTTGATGATCAAAGGATATGCCATGTCTGGTCAAGTGGAGGAGTCAAAACAGTTGTTTCTGGAGATGTCAGAAAGAAATTTAACTTCCATCAATACTATTATTTCTGTGTACTCAAGGAATGGTGAAATCGATAAAGCTGAAGAGCTTTTTGGAGAAGTGAAAGTACAGGAAAATTCTGTTACCTGGAATTCTATGATTTCAGGATATACCCAAAATAATCAAAACGAGAGTGCGTTAAAGTTGTATACGACCATGAGAAGATTATCAATTAGCCAAACTAGGTCAACATTTTCTGCCCTGTTTCACGCATGCTCCTGCCTTGGATCACTTCAACAAGGTCAATTGATTCACGCAGATTTGATTAAGACTCCattcgaatccaataactatgtTGGAACAGCTCTTGTTGACATGTACTCCAAATGTGGGAACCTTAATGATGCTCAAACATCCTTTCATAGCATTGCACATCCTAATGTAGCAGCATGGACAGCTCTGATTAATGGGTATGCACATCATGGGCTTGGCTCTGAGGCACTTGTACTTTTTCACCAAATGTTAAATGAAGGGACTGATCCTAATGCAGCAACCTTTGTCGGTGTCTTATTGGCTTGTTCTTGCGTGGGTTTGGTTGGGGAGGGCACAAGACTTTTCCACGTAATGCAAGAACACTATGGTATAGCACCTACTCTGGAACACTACACGTGCTTGGTAGATCTTCTTGGTAGATCAGGCCATTTACATGAAGCTGAGAAGCTTGTTAACAGAATGACTATTGAACCAGACAGTGTTATCTTTGTTGCGATGCTTAATGCTTGTTGGTTCTGGATGGACGTGGAAGTTGGCGAGAGGGTGGCTGAGAAACTGTTGTCATTGGATCCCAAGTCTACATCTGGCTGTGTTATCATGGCCAATATGTATGCAGGATTTGGCAAGTGGTGGGAGAAGATGAGAGTGAGGAAAGCAATGAAGAAACTGCAGTATAAAAAGGATCCTGGATATAGTTGGATTGAACTAAACCACAAGGTTCAATTTTTCTCTGTTGATAATAGAACTCATCCTTTTTGTGATATAATTTACTCAACTTTGGAAAACCTAACAGCAAATGTGCACTCCGAAATTAAATTTGATTGtacttcttcaaaattatatGGTGAAAGTGAGTTACTCTCTTAG
- the LOC129895434 gene encoding bidirectional sugar transporter SWEET3b isoform X1 — protein sequence MGERLRLAVGVMGNVSSMLLYAAPMLTFSRVMKKKNIEGFSCVPYILALFNCCLYTWYGLPVVSYKWENFPVVTTNGIGILLEISFILIYFWFSSPKGKKEVAKMVVPIILICVATGIISTFVFHEHRRRKVFVGSIGLVASVAMYASPLVVVKQVIKTKSVEFMPFYLSLFSFLASGLWMAYGLLSHDLFLASPNLVGTPLCILQLILYFKYRKNPVKDLEPQKWPDLEYNDDKLKQQFQLDEKKDQSMLVVTENLSTKT from the exons ATGGGTGAAAGATTGCGTTTGGCAGTAGGAGTAATGG GTAATGTCTCCTCCATGTTGCTTTATGCTGCACCAAT GCTTACTTTTTCTCgagttatgaagaagaaaaatattgaaggatTTTCATGTGTACCTTACATATTAGCATTGTTCAATTGTTGTCTCTACACATGGTATGGGTTACCAGTAGTAAGTTATAAATGGGAAAATTTCCCAGTGGTTACTACAAATGGAATAGGGATTCTTTTGGAGATCTCATTCATTCTCATTTATTTCTGGTTTTCTTCACCTAAAGGAAAG AAGGAGGTTGCAAAAATGGTGGTGCCTATTATTCTAATATGTGTGGCGACGGGAATTATATCGACGTTTGTATTTCATGAACACCGACGTCGCAAGGTTTTTGTAGGGAGTATTGGACTTGTTGCTTCAGTTGCTATGTATGCTTCGCCTTTAGTTGTTGTG AAACAAGTGATAAAGACGAAGAGTGTGGAATTTATGCCATTTTACTTGTCATTATTCTCTTTTCTTGCTAGTGGTCTTTGGATGGCCTATGGACTACTTAGCCATGATCTCTTTCTAGCG TCTCCAAATCTGGTGGGAACACCTCTTTGTATCCTTCAGCTTATACTGTATTTCAAGTACCGAAAGAACCCTGTAAAGGACTTAGAACCACAAAAATGGCCAGATTTGGAGTATAACGATGACAAACTCAAGCAACAATTCCAGTTAGATGAGAAAAAAGATCAATCGATGCTCGTAGTCACTGAGAATCTCAGCACCAAGACTTAA
- the LOC129895434 gene encoding bidirectional sugar transporter SWEET3 isoform X2, protein MKKKNIEGFSCVPYILALFNCCLYTWYGLPVVSYKWENFPVVTTNGIGILLEISFILIYFWFSSPKGKKEVAKMVVPIILICVATGIISTFVFHEHRRRKVFVGSIGLVASVAMYASPLVVVKQVIKTKSVEFMPFYLSLFSFLASGLWMAYGLLSHDLFLASPNLVGTPLCILQLILYFKYRKNPVKDLEPQKWPDLEYNDDKLKQQFQLDEKKDQSMLVVTENLSTKT, encoded by the exons atgaagaagaaaaatattgaaggatTTTCATGTGTACCTTACATATTAGCATTGTTCAATTGTTGTCTCTACACATGGTATGGGTTACCAGTAGTAAGTTATAAATGGGAAAATTTCCCAGTGGTTACTACAAATGGAATAGGGATTCTTTTGGAGATCTCATTCATTCTCATTTATTTCTGGTTTTCTTCACCTAAAGGAAAG AAGGAGGTTGCAAAAATGGTGGTGCCTATTATTCTAATATGTGTGGCGACGGGAATTATATCGACGTTTGTATTTCATGAACACCGACGTCGCAAGGTTTTTGTAGGGAGTATTGGACTTGTTGCTTCAGTTGCTATGTATGCTTCGCCTTTAGTTGTTGTG AAACAAGTGATAAAGACGAAGAGTGTGGAATTTATGCCATTTTACTTGTCATTATTCTCTTTTCTTGCTAGTGGTCTTTGGATGGCCTATGGACTACTTAGCCATGATCTCTTTCTAGCG TCTCCAAATCTGGTGGGAACACCTCTTTGTATCCTTCAGCTTATACTGTATTTCAAGTACCGAAAGAACCCTGTAAAGGACTTAGAACCACAAAAATGGCCAGATTTGGAGTATAACGATGACAAACTCAAGCAACAATTCCAGTTAGATGAGAAAAAAGATCAATCGATGCTCGTAGTCACTGAGAATCTCAGCACCAAGACTTAA